The proteins below come from a single Candidatus Eisenbacteria bacterium genomic window:
- a CDS encoding citrate (Si)-synthase codes for MSKLLERLKELIPQWRQERAEILKNHGDVKISDVNITQAYGGMRGVKGMICDTSLVEPDKGLIIRGYPLLKIKDLWPEETFYLLLTGDLPDEKIKKDMMLEYDKRSQVPGYVYDVLQAMPEDSHPMCMFNTAILAMEKESVFRAWYDKGMQKDDYWIPALEDSLQILAKLPGIAAAVYRIRYNKGDLISWIPGLDWGANFANMLGLPDPEGTFAKLMRLYLHFHSDHEAGNVSANTCHTVGSALSDPYYAVSAGLNGLAGPLHGLANQECLAWILETMQKFGGAPSEEEIRDYAFETLRSGKVVPGYGHAVLRVTDPRFTGFNEFGREYLPNDPVFKTVDAVFRVVPKVLGEFSEERVKAGKAPIANVWPNVDAGSGCLLYHYGLTEFNYYTVLFSVSRAMGMCAQLVWNRAVGSALTRPKSVGTKFLKAFVSK; via the coding sequence ATGAGCAAGCTACTGGAAAGACTGAAGGAACTCATTCCTCAATGGCGCCAAGAACGTGCCGAGATTCTCAAGAACCACGGAGATGTCAAAATCTCCGACGTGAACATTACACAGGCATACGGCGGGATGCGCGGAGTCAAAGGGATGATCTGTGATACATCCCTCGTTGAACCGGACAAGGGATTGATTATCCGCGGCTACCCTCTTTTGAAGATCAAGGATTTATGGCCTGAAGAGACTTTTTATCTCCTCCTCACCGGCGATCTTCCGGATGAAAAGATCAAAAAAGATATGATGTTGGAGTATGACAAGAGATCTCAGGTTCCGGGCTATGTCTATGATGTTCTTCAGGCTATGCCGGAAGATTCTCATCCCATGTGTATGTTTAACACGGCCATTTTAGCGATGGAAAAGGAGAGTGTCTTCCGCGCCTGGTACGACAAGGGGATGCAGAAGGATGATTACTGGATTCCGGCTCTGGAGGACAGTCTCCAGATACTGGCCAAACTCCCTGGAATCGCCGCCGCCGTTTATCGTATCCGGTATAACAAAGGAGATCTTATCTCCTGGATACCGGGTCTTGATTGGGGCGCCAACTTCGCAAATATGCTGGGGCTTCCCGATCCCGAGGGCACCTTTGCCAAGCTCATGCGACTCTATCTCCACTTCCACAGCGATCATGAGGCGGGAAATGTCTCGGCCAATACCTGCCATACCGTCGGTTCGGCCCTTTCCGATCCCTACTATGCCGTCTCGGCGGGGCTTAACGGTCTTGCCGGCCCCCTGCATGGCCTGGCCAACCAGGAATGTTTGGCTTGGATTCTGGAAACAATGCAGAAATTCGGCGGGGCGCCTTCTGAAGAAGAGATCCGCGATTATGCCTTTGAGACGCTGCGAAGCGGCAAGGTCGTTCCAGGATACGGTCATGCTGTTCTCCGGGTCACCGATCCCCGGTTTACCGGATTCAATGAGTTCGGACGCGAGTACCTGCCGAACGACCCCGTTTTCAAGACGGTCGACGCCGTCTTCAGGGTCGTGCCGAAGGTTCTCGGGGAGTTCAGTGAGGAACGGGTGAAGGCGGGCAAGGCGCCGATCGCGAATGTCTGGCCCAATGTGGATGCGGGATCAGGATGCCTTCTCTATCATTATGGGCTGACCGAGTTCAATTATTATACGGTTCTCTTCAGTGTCAGCCGTGCGATGGGAATGTGCGCGCAGCTCGTCTGGAACCGCGCTGTCGGTTCGGCCCTCACCCGGCCGAAATCGGTGGGCACAAAGTTCCTCAAGGCGTTTGTATCCAAGTAG
- a CDS encoding branched-chain amino acid aminotransferase, with product MGIAERVHLDWASLPFGYSKTDVSIRYTWREGEWDNGVESREEYFPIHIAATALHYGQAAFEGLKVFCTKDNRALGFRIEENAKRMQHSGEMLMMEAPSVELFRKAVHRMVKANQRFIPPYGSGASLYVRPLLFGTGPRIGVKPADEYTFMVLVTPVGPYFKSGFTPTRLIIEESFDRAAPKGVGTAKAAGNYGAGMRATVRARRNGYGEALYLDAKNHRTIDELGAANFFGITSDKRYVTPNSPTVLRSITNMSLRTIAKELGYRVEEREVPVEELDSFIETGACGTAAVITPIESITFRDREIVYLKDGKPGQHCTALYRALTDIQHGDAPDPHGWTEEIEM from the coding sequence ATGGGTATCGCCGAGAGAGTGCATCTCGATTGGGCCAGTTTGCCATTTGGATATTCGAAGACGGATGTCAGTATCCGCTATACATGGAGGGAAGGCGAGTGGGATAACGGGGTCGAATCGCGTGAAGAGTACTTCCCGATCCATATCGCCGCCACGGCACTTCATTACGGACAGGCCGCCTTTGAGGGATTGAAGGTGTTTTGTACAAAAGATAACCGAGCGCTTGGTTTCCGTATTGAAGAAAACGCCAAGAGGATGCAGCACTCCGGTGAGATGCTGATGATGGAGGCGCCCTCAGTTGAGCTCTTCCGCAAGGCGGTTCACCGCATGGTTAAAGCCAATCAACGCTTCATTCCGCCCTATGGGAGCGGCGCTTCGCTTTATGTGCGCCCTCTTCTTTTTGGGACAGGCCCGAGAATCGGTGTGAAGCCGGCGGATGAATATACCTTCATGGTGCTGGTGACCCCCGTCGGTCCCTATTTCAAATCGGGATTTACACCAACCCGATTGATCATCGAGGAGAGCTTTGACCGGGCCGCCCCCAAGGGCGTCGGGACGGCAAAAGCGGCCGGTAATTACGGCGCTGGGATGCGGGCCACCGTCCGCGCGCGCCGCAATGGGTATGGTGAGGCCTTGTATCTTGATGCCAAGAACCACAGAACAATTGATGAGCTTGGGGCCGCCAACTTTTTCGGAATCACATCCGACAAGAGATATGTGACCCCGAATTCCCCGACGGTATTACGCTCCATCACCAATATGTCCCTCCGGACCATTGCCAAAGAACTTGGATATCGGGTGGAGGAAAGAGAAGTCCCTGTAGAAGAGTTGGATAGCTTTATTGAAACCGGAGCCTGCGGTACGGCGGCCGTCATCACGCCTATTGAGAGCATTACGTTCCGGGACCGGGAGATCGTTTACCTCAAAGACGGCAAACCCGGCCAGCACTGTACGGCTCTCTACAGAGCATTAACTGATATTCAGCATGGGGATGCTCCTGATCCTCATGGGTGGACCGAAGAAATCGAGATGTAG
- a CDS encoding DUF547 domain-containing protein yields MEMSLMPSRSRVKRLTINSTILLVMILVISAGAQTGRSKPFDHYHVVLDALLYRHVHNGRVDFEKLRIQGAELDGYLRQAGGLDRSDYDSFTRDQKLALLLNTYNAMVLKIILRDQQENSILDVAGKWDEKRFLFLRKECTLTQLREEFLRKDFDEPRIHCALTYASIGGPALIPEAYMYELLDKQLSAAAENFVRDSLTNHLDRENSILYVSKIFEWYGEDFIPKYGKTIGPSEIPSGAISNVPSVGEATPLHRAIVGFFSEYLDESDAAYLQSHPVEVRFLEFDWRLDSISTN; encoded by the coding sequence ATGGAGATGAGCTTGATGCCATCCCGGTCCCGAGTGAAGCGGCTGACCATCAATTCCACCATCCTTTTGGTCATGATCTTGGTGATATCCGCCGGCGCTCAGACCGGGCGCTCAAAGCCGTTTGATCATTATCATGTTGTTTTGGATGCGCTTCTTTACCGCCATGTTCATAATGGCCGGGTCGACTTTGAGAAATTAAGGATCCAGGGGGCGGAGTTGGATGGATATCTCCGGCAGGCCGGCGGTTTGGATCGAAGCGACTATGACAGTTTTACGAGGGATCAAAAACTAGCTCTGCTTCTTAATACGTATAACGCGATGGTTTTAAAGATCATCCTCAGAGACCAGCAGGAGAATTCCATCCTGGACGTTGCGGGGAAATGGGATGAGAAACGTTTTCTTTTCCTCAGAAAAGAGTGCACGCTGACGCAGCTGAGAGAGGAGTTTCTTCGAAAGGATTTCGATGAACCCAGAATCCATTGTGCGCTGACATATGCCTCTATTGGCGGCCCCGCGCTGATCCCTGAAGCCTATATGTACGAACTTCTCGATAAACAATTGTCCGCTGCCGCGGAGAACTTTGTTCGGGATTCGCTAACGAATCATTTGGATCGTGAAAACTCCATTCTCTATGTCTCAAAAATCTTCGAGTGGTACGGCGAGGATTTTATCCCTAAGTACGGAAAGACCATCGGGCCATCCGAGATACCATCCGGTGCGATTTCCAACGTCCCGTCTGTGGGAGAGGCAACACCTCTGCACAGGGCGATTGTCGGGTTCTTCAGCGAGTATCTCGATGAATCTGATGCGGCCTACCTTCAGTCCCATCCGGTTGAAGTGCGTTTCTTGGAATTCGATTGGCGTCTTGATTCGATATCCACGAACTAG
- a CDS encoding response regulator transcription factor, whose translation MTGYHIVLVEDDEDIQQLVEYNLLKEGFTVDCAGDGKEGLSLVLSENPDLLVLDLMLPGLHGLEVCRSLKKDPATAAIPIIILTAKGEESDILAGFTAGADDYVTKPFSPKVLLARIKAVLGRKSQVASSIDGRIRLHDLIIDAGRHEVSVGDQAVKLTFSEFKLLQLLASRPGWVFSRFQIVQAIHGMDYVVTDRAIDVQVAGLRKRLGEAGKIIETVRGVGYKLRD comes from the coding sequence ATGACGGGGTATCATATTGTGCTGGTTGAAGATGATGAGGATATTCAACAACTTGTTGAGTATAACCTTCTTAAGGAGGGCTTCACGGTTGATTGTGCGGGAGACGGTAAAGAGGGGCTGAGTCTGGTCCTTTCCGAGAACCCGGATCTGCTGGTGTTGGATCTCATGCTGCCGGGGCTGCATGGCTTGGAGGTTTGCCGTTCTCTGAAAAAGGACCCGGCGACGGCGGCGATTCCCATTATTATTCTCACAGCCAAGGGTGAAGAATCCGACATCCTGGCCGGTTTCACCGCCGGCGCCGACGATTATGTAACCAAGCCGTTCAGTCCGAAGGTCTTGTTGGCGCGGATCAAGGCGGTGCTTGGCCGAAAGTCCCAGGTCGCCTCGTCAATTGATGGCCGCATTCGACTTCATGATCTTATCATCGACGCCGGGCGCCATGAAGTCAGCGTGGGGGATCAAGCCGTAAAATTGACCTTCTCAGAATTCAAATTGTTGCAGCTCCTCGCCAGCCGGCCGGGATGGGTTTTCTCCCGCTTTCAGATAGTACAAGCTATTCACGGCATGGACTATGTCGTCACCGATCGCGCCATCGATGTGCAGGTCGCCGGTCTCCGGAAACGTCTCGGAGAGGCCGGGAAGATTATCGAAACAGTGCGGGGTGTCGGCTACAAATTGAGGGACTAG
- a CDS encoding cell wall metabolism sensor histidine kinase WalK translates to MFRGKRLLWQLYPTYLLVILAAVLIVAWFASEAIRRFHVDYTATDLESRALLVRDQVRESLNSDDPAAVDRLCKRLGPPSKTRITVILESGRVVGDSEEDPLAMEPHTGQARLEIREALSGTSGQSIRYSHTLQRTMSYVAIPIWNEAGSSVLAVVRVSMPITALRKPLRSIYTQIALGALVVALLAAIAGLIVSRRITRPLEELRRGAEAFAEGRLDQKLRVTEVGEMGNLAETMNNMAAELDRRIRAITRQRNEQESILSSMVEGVLAVDGQTRVRIMNKACGEILNVDPSESKGKAIHEIVRLLELQHLVNQTLEDSEPIESDLVIGNGEDRYLQAHGGPLRDAQGKLIGAVLVLNDVTRLHRLERIRRDFVANVSHELKTPITSIKVAIETLQDGAVQDGPTADRFMEIISRQANRLNTIIEDLLDLSRLEQGQPATEIELAPHKLTALLSAAIQSCDAKAKELKVEVRMSCEENLTALVQPVLLENALINLLDNAIKYSDPGNAVYVTAETRQDGVVIEVRDQGCGIEEKHLSRIFERFYRIDKARSRKLGGTGLGLAIVRHVALAHRGTVSVTSIPGKGSSFFINLPKQAFD, encoded by the coding sequence ATGTTCCGAGGTAAGCGCCTCCTGTGGCAGCTCTATCCGACCTACCTGTTGGTCATTCTGGCTGCTGTACTTATCGTCGCCTGGTTTGCATCAGAAGCCATCCGGCGATTTCATGTAGACTATACAGCCACTGATTTGGAATCCCGGGCCCTTCTGGTGAGGGACCAGGTCCGGGAAAGCCTCAATTCGGATGATCCTGCCGCGGTCGATCGTCTTTGCAAACGCCTGGGCCCACCCTCAAAAACCCGCATCACCGTCATCCTCGAATCGGGGCGTGTCGTCGGTGATTCAGAGGAGGATCCACTGGCCATGGAGCCCCATACCGGGCAAGCCCGCCTCGAGATTCGAGAAGCGCTGTCGGGAACGTCGGGGCAATCGATCCGTTACAGCCATACTCTTCAGCGAACGATGAGTTATGTCGCCATTCCGATCTGGAATGAGGCTGGATCTTCGGTTCTGGCGGTTGTCCGTGTCTCGATGCCGATCACCGCACTGAGGAAACCCCTCCGGTCAATCTATACGCAGATCGCCTTGGGGGCTCTCGTGGTCGCCCTCCTGGCCGCCATTGCGGGGCTCATTGTCTCGAGGCGGATCACGCGTCCCCTTGAAGAGCTGAGACGGGGAGCCGAAGCCTTCGCGGAGGGGAGGCTTGATCAAAAACTCCGCGTCACAGAGGTCGGCGAGATGGGGAATCTGGCGGAGACGATGAATAATATGGCTGCAGAACTCGATCGCCGCATCCGGGCGATTACAAGGCAACGAAACGAACAGGAGTCGATTCTCAGCAGTATGGTTGAGGGGGTTCTGGCCGTGGACGGGCAGACCCGGGTGAGGATCATGAACAAGGCGTGCGGTGAAATCCTGAATGTCGATCCCTCAGAATCAAAAGGGAAAGCGATTCACGAGATTGTGCGTCTTTTGGAGCTTCAACATCTTGTGAACCAGACTCTTGAAGATTCGGAACCAATCGAAAGCGATCTTGTTATCGGAAACGGCGAGGACCGGTATCTCCAGGCTCATGGAGGGCCCTTGCGGGATGCCCAAGGGAAGCTCATCGGCGCGGTCTTGGTGCTGAATGACGTCACCCGTCTTCATAGATTAGAGCGAATCCGCCGGGATTTTGTGGCGAATGTTTCACACGAACTCAAGACGCCGATCACTTCGATCAAGGTCGCTATTGAAACACTGCAGGATGGAGCGGTGCAGGACGGCCCCACCGCCGATCGTTTCATGGAGATCATCTCCCGCCAGGCGAATCGCCTGAATACGATCATTGAGGATCTGCTCGATCTTTCACGGCTTGAACAGGGTCAGCCGGCTACAGAGATTGAGTTGGCGCCTCACAAGCTCACGGCATTGCTGTCGGCCGCCATCCAATCCTGCGATGCCAAAGCCAAGGAACTGAAGGTGGAGGTCCGGATGAGCTGCGAGGAGAATCTCACCGCGCTCGTTCAGCCGGTTCTCCTGGAGAACGCCCTCATCAACCTCTTGGATAACGCGATCAAGTACAGTGATCCCGGGAACGCCGTTTATGTCACGGCGGAGACCCGGCAAGACGGGGTTGTCATTGAAGTCAGAGATCAAGGTTGCGGTATCGAGGAGAAGCACCTCTCCCGGATTTTTGAGCGATTCTACCGTATTGATAAAGCTAGGAGCCGCAAACTCGGTGGGACAGGGCTGGGCCTCGCGATTGTGCGACATGTGGCTCTGGCCCACCGGGGAACGGTCAGTGTCACCAGCATTCCGGGGAAGGGCTCCTCATTCTTTATAAACCTGCCGAAGCAAGCTTTCGATTAG
- a CDS encoding putative porin, with protein MRWDKSCLWFILFAAFIFGGSTLWCPVDASDGEDGLKVDGDFRYRYERIDQEDKDVYDRHRLRARVGLAAMVNDQTHFFLRLASGSTDPISTNQTLDDASSSKGIWLDRAYLDIRPVQTPGLNLMAGKISNPFYTPQKSQLIWDGDLNPEGLAAKFSHGKGALKLFASGSGWIIDNRKAESDVFMYGLQGGINREFDEQDLNLTAGASFFSYTELKDKPLLMSDSFGNSTPDDAADIYANEYTLIEGFFKAAFSVARRPVALFADFVTNTDPSEENVGWMAGVEVGKAMRPGTAKVSYNYRELQRDAVLGIFSDSDFAGGGTNAKGHQISVVLKLMTNLDAGAIFFANTRGIADGEDGLDYQRLQVDLMSKF; from the coding sequence ATGCGATGGGATAAGTCGTGCTTGTGGTTCATTCTTTTTGCGGCTTTCATCTTCGGCGGTTCTACTCTGTGGTGCCCGGTGGACGCTTCGGATGGAGAGGATGGTCTGAAGGTTGATGGGGATTTTCGCTATCGCTATGAGAGAATAGATCAAGAAGACAAGGATGTCTATGACCGGCATCGGCTGCGGGCGCGGGTCGGCCTTGCCGCCATGGTCAACGATCAGACCCATTTCTTCCTAAGACTGGCCAGCGGTTCGACCGATCCGATTTCGACCAATCAGACCCTGGATGATGCTTCCTCGAGCAAGGGGATCTGGCTCGATCGCGCCTATCTCGATATTCGGCCGGTTCAGACCCCGGGCCTGAACCTCATGGCGGGGAAGATATCCAATCCCTTTTATACGCCGCAGAAGAGCCAACTCATTTGGGACGGAGACCTGAATCCGGAAGGATTGGCGGCGAAGTTCTCTCACGGCAAGGGCGCTCTCAAGCTCTTTGCGTCCGGCAGCGGTTGGATTATCGACAACCGGAAAGCCGAGAGCGATGTCTTTATGTACGGCCTCCAGGGCGGGATCAACCGGGAATTTGATGAACAAGACCTCAACCTCACGGCCGGCGCCTCTTTCTTCTCTTATACAGAGCTGAAAGACAAGCCTCTCTTGATGAGTGATTCTTTTGGAAACTCCACGCCGGATGACGCCGCGGACATCTACGCCAATGAGTACACCCTTATTGAAGGCTTTTTTAAAGCCGCCTTTTCAGTGGCCCGCCGGCCGGTCGCCTTATTCGCCGACTTCGTGACCAATACCGATCCATCCGAAGAAAATGTCGGCTGGATGGCGGGTGTTGAGGTCGGCAAAGCCATGAGACCGGGCACGGCAAAGGTCTCTTACAACTATCGTGAATTGCAGAGAGATGCGGTTTTGGGAATCTTCAGCGATTCCGATTTCGCCGGCGGCGGGACCAACGCCAAGGGACACCAAATCAGTGTGGTTTTGAAGCTCATGACGAATCTCGATGCCGGAGCCATCTTCTTCGCTAACACGCGGGGTATTGCTGATGGTGAAGACGGCCTCGACTACCAGAGGCTGCAGGTTGATCTGATGTCGAAATTCTAA
- a CDS encoding phosphate ABC transporter substrate-binding protein, with translation MLLAQSRLTLTGLLILGLALAGLTGVHAEETRIIVDGSTTVGPIAKAFAEYYMGLHPDVQITVSESGSGNGAKSLINGTCEIADMSRFMKENEFAAAVEKGIMPVAHVVAMDGLPIIVHPSNPVSGLTVEQVRDIYVGKITNWNQVGGPDKKIVVVSRDTNSGTYETFENLVMNKEKMAESVEYVGSNGAARQRVQSTPSAIGYAGLGFVDQTVKALDINGITPNQSTVSSGVYPIARPLYMFTNGYPKLGSHIHAFVTLHLTKDGQEIIEAIGFIPVTAY, from the coding sequence ATGTTGTTGGCACAATCCCGTCTTACACTAACCGGTCTCCTGATCTTGGGCTTGGCTCTGGCCGGGCTGACCGGCGTCCATGCCGAAGAGACTCGGATCATCGTTGACGGATCCACAACCGTTGGACCCATCGCGAAGGCCTTTGCAGAGTATTACATGGGCCTTCATCCCGATGTCCAAATCACCGTCAGCGAGTCGGGGAGCGGCAATGGAGCGAAGAGCCTTATCAACGGGACGTGCGAAATCGCCGATATGTCCCGATTCATGAAAGAGAACGAATTCGCGGCCGCTGTTGAAAAGGGTATCATGCCGGTGGCGCATGTCGTGGCGATGGACGGCTTGCCGATTATTGTCCATCCCAGCAATCCTGTCAGCGGGTTGACCGTGGAGCAGGTGCGGGACATCTATGTCGGCAAGATCACGAATTGGAATCAGGTAGGCGGCCCCGACAAGAAGATCGTCGTCGTGAGTCGTGATACGAACAGCGGAACCTATGAGACCTTCGAAAATCTGGTCATGAATAAGGAAAAGATGGCGGAGAGTGTCGAGTATGTGGGCAGCAATGGCGCGGCGCGCCAGCGGGTCCAGTCGACGCCGAGCGCCATTGGCTATGCTGGGTTGGGCTTTGTGGATCAGACTGTGAAGGCTCTGGACATTAACGGCATTACCCCAAACCAAAGTACCGTTTCCTCCGGTGTCTATCCGATTGCCCGGCCGCTCTACATGTTTACAAACGGCTATCCGAAATTGGGAAGCCATATTCACGCCTTTGTGACACTTCATCTCACAAAAGACGGGCAGGAAATTATTGAGGCTATCGGTTTTATTCCTGTGACCGCCTATTAG